The Dioscorea cayenensis subsp. rotundata cultivar TDr96_F1 chromosome 8, TDr96_F1_v2_PseudoChromosome.rev07_lg8_w22 25.fasta, whole genome shotgun sequence genome segment AGAGTGGATATTCCGGTGGACAAATACCCTTCTGTATGGCccaagtttttttgttttgcatctTTACCATTTTTTCTTCGTTTGGGTTGAACACTGATTTTCCTCTTCTGTTTCTGCAGTACAACTTCGTTGGGCGTCTTCTCGGTCCCAGGGGAAATTCTCTTAAGCGTGTGGAGGCAAGTACCGATTGCCGTGTCCTGATTAGAGGGTGGGGCAGCATAAAAGATCCAACACGGGTAAAAAAAATGCTCCATAATTATATGATTGCCCATGCCTAGTATGACAGGCTTTATATAGAATTATACTCTCTTTCTTTATGCTGCTGTTTCTTGCTTTTGGCTTATAAGAATTCTATTTTCTGCTTTGGAAACAGTTGTTGGTTGAGTTTGCAGTTTTGATGATATGTACCACAATACACTAGAACGATCTAAGGGGAAAACATGATCAAATTGCCCTAGATTAGTACAATTAATGAACAGAGTTGCCATGGAATCATCTGAATTTGACTTGTTTCTCGCCTGTGAGAGTTTTCAGAGGAATGCCTATTGCATTCCCATTGTGTAGATACTGAACTAATAGTATATGCTACCAGCATTTAAATAGTCTTCGTCTTGCCTTTATTTCTAATTCATATGGTAGATTCCTAAATggataaacaagaaaaacattggataaATTGGGCTATCAGATCATGTATTTGAAGATGCTTCATTCTTGCAAAGTGAGAAGAATGATGGACTTTATAATTGATGGAATTGTGTCACCAAGTTGGCTTTTCTACTTGAAGTTTGCCATATATCAACATATTCATAAGATAGATAATGTAGTTaaatctataaaaatatatatatatatatatatattatatatgcacCCCATAACAAAACAAAGTTGACCTTGTGATTAATTTGCTAGTTCATTAAGTTGTTTCATTTTCAGGAGGAAATGATGCGAGGGAAACCCGGTTATGAACATCTTAATGAGCCGCTTCACATCTTGGTAGAGGCAGAGCTGCCAGTCGAAATTGTTGATGCTCGCCTGGCCCAAGCACGCAATATCCTTGAAGATCTTCTTAAGCCTGTGGTAATGCAAACATGCGtaattataattcaaatattttccaAAACTCATCTCTGTATCTTCCTGTTTTGTTGAATGCAGGATGAATCACAAGACTTTTTCAAGAAGCAGCAGCTGCGAGAGCTGGCCATGCTCAATGGTACATTCCGCGAAGAAGGATCGCACATGTCTGGTTCAGTGTCGCCTTACAATAGCCTCGGTATGAAGAGAGCCAAGACAAGAGGTTAAGTTTAATGAATGGCAAATTCTCCATCCATCGCTTAGGCGATGCCGTTTCAGCAAACGGTACACCAGCGCCAATGCTCGAtcttttttactaaaataagtTTGTCTGGAGGTGTGCTTTTTATGCTACTTGGAGGTTTGCAGGAGCTACATAACTTGGTTAGATGGCCATTAATGTGCTTCTAACAAGGTGGAGAACAAGACCAACTCCTCATAATGTTAATAGAATTGTGTTGATGCTTGGAAGTTTGTAAAGAGATGTAGGCTTGGTGGTAATGTAAACTGTGAGACAATATGCTTTCAAAACAAACATTTGCCCCACTGTATtactttatttatgtttatggtGATTGATGATATATTCTTTATATCTTGCTGAATTCTCTATATCTAAGAAAGATCAAGAGATTGAGAAACATTAAGTCAAACACATGAACAAACAGACAGAATTGATCTCTTCCTAACAAGATATGCAGTTGTCACAATCCTGATGAACATCAGAGACATACATTCAAGAAACCTAGTTATGACAATTCTAATGAACATCAGAGAAATACATTGAAGATTTTGATGAAAgatattatataaatctcaGTACTACCAGAAATATTGATCTCTTAGCCAATTATAATGTCAGTATGAACATTGAcactattaattaattcaatcatCAGTCATTACATGAGAACAGAACATGGTTCTCTACTAAATTTTTATCAACCACATATACAGATATAAATCCACATAACAAGCATTAGATAATAAGATGTATAAAGGATTCAGTAAATAGGAAGATAGCCTAAACAAAGCAGTgagaaagaaatcaaatcaattttcagCAAGAGCAAATAACATTGTCTAATGCAAGAAATAACAATCTCAGTCAATGGAGAATACAAACTAACTAAGCTTTGCCATCAGTTTCCTTTCTGGTATGCAAATTCTGAACTGCATCTTTAGGCCACTCAGAATTCAACATCATTTTTTAACTTCAGGTGATACATACataacaaatttaattcatCATCAAAAGACAGCTTACATTATATTGTGATCCAATAAATTGGGCTTGAACCAACCACTGATGAAAGTATTGAACTAGAGTTCTCAACAAAAGAGATAGACCAACTCTATCTAATCTTTGGCATAATATTACCACAATTCTATTTAATAACATCTACTCCACAAAGCAACACAAcaatccaaagttttttttttttttttaaaaaaaagaagccaacAAAAACTTTAATTTCAACACAACTAAACAAACAGAATTCTCAGCACACAAATCACTTCAAGCATATTTTCTGACACAAAAATAGGCTTGAACTAATTGCCTGAGCAAACCACACACAAACAATTTCAGAGCATTACCACAAAACAAGAAGGATTAAACCATCACCACAGCAAGAATGACATAAACAAagcaattcaaaaacaaaaaaattccaaagaGACATGCAAGAAATAAGAAGCACTTGAGCTAAGAAAACATTTTACTACAGAAATAGGAAGCACATAAGCCAAGAAAGCATTTTACTACATAATCATAAAGCACAAAGTTGGATATCCATCCCCAAATTTAACAAGTATTTCCCACTAACCATTCTACACCAATATGGGAACTACTTAATGTCTTCAGCAAACAGGTAACACACCATCCAAAACAAAGTtaaacatcatcttcatcaacaagCAGGGGGTTTTCCTTGGCTCATGCACAATGACTCACATCATTGTTATTGCTACTGCTGCACATAATAGTAGGACAGTGGATCACCAGCAGGTGCACCCAGCGCCCGTGGAACGACATCCTCCTTCCCCTCCTCCCTTGGAACAATGTCAACCAAGAAGTCGAATACATCTGTCCTAGTGATTGCAGCAGCAATGTCGTTCTTCTGCAGGGTTCGGCGTTTGTTTTCCTCCGCATGAGCCCATGATCGATGGGTGAGCTCAAGGATGAACATCTCGCAGGCACGTGCAAACACAACAGGAGCCTCAGCTGCGATCATTCGCACATCTTCATCAGCCTTCATGATCTTCTTGATCCTGGCAAGTGGAAGGCTATGGTTCTTGAAGTCAGTAGTTTGTTCGATCTCACGGTACTGGTCAGCCCAGAACATTTggagctgctgctgctgctgttgctgctgctgagCAAACATGTGCTGGTATGCCTGGTAGGGTGCCCCAGCAGCAGCCGGGGTGCCATACTGCACTGGCGCCGCCACACCCATCACTGGAGGTGTCCCATGCCCTTGCTGGTCCATGATCCTCAACCTGCATCAGAAGTAAGTAGAACATACACATCAAAATTCGAGAAATATAATCTGAAATTCTTGCTAAAAAGTTCGATCTTTTACTAAAGGATACACAAGAATTCTGTGCTAAAAATCATCAGAAATACAATCTGATGATCTGGTACTCTGTTACTAAACtccaataaatcaaaattagaaCTTCCTTCATATTTTGTGATTTCTAAAGATGAATCTCAACAATTATATGAAACAGCATAAATACCAAAACCAAGAtatcaaaatctttttttttttttttctcatcaagTGAAAGCAAAGAAGATATTTGTTCTTTTACATGTATTCAATACAAGGGGAAATTAGGGTTTCTTTCCAGAGATCACCGAATATCAATCATCTACAGTTACCGTGAACAAATTAGATCAGAAATCAAAATCAGGGACTTGCTTCTGATAAGAACAGATTGGATCTTACACTTTCCCAAATCATTAGATAaaaaaaggttttatttttCACAGATTTCTAACCTTCGCTTTCTCCTACTCccccaaaagaaaaagaaaaggttcACAAAAAGAAACCATACTTCCTTTCCCTTTCAAGAACAAACACAACAGATCTCAACCATGAACTAACCTCAAAtatcagcaaaaaaaaaagggattttttttctgaaaaccCCAAAGATGCCTTTGCTTCTAACAATCCtgcaaaaaagaaaaccaaatcaaaacctaaaaatcCGATCTTTCCTTCTCTTAAAGAAATACAATGAGATGAATCTTCCTGGCCTCCTCACCCTTTCACCTTAAAAGACACACCGCCCTTCGCCTCCTCCTGCAAAAcaacaaagcaaaaaaagaaagcCACAGATCAATACAAGAGATTTCACAGTGAAAAAGTTAGGATTTTTCTGGATCTAACAAGAAGCTTCTAGGGTTTGCCCTTGAACACGAGAATcatgtgagagagagagacccGTGCGGTGAAAGATGGAGGCTTTGGGAGTTCGGAGACAGTGAAAAGGACGAAGGTTGTGAACGTTTGGGTCTTATTGAAGGACTTCCAACTTTGAGCATTGTCCCAAAGAACCCTACACTCTCTTATCAACACAATTCTCAATTGGTTATTTTaatggtaataataattattattaacaaaaaagtctccttatttgtaatttatatttttgaaaatttttattactttaattatttcttgtaataatttatttcttttaaaacattatatggaTTGTATTAAGTTATTAGATAGATATGATgtcataattaaaatatattttaactatttaattttaaaatttcacttttgaattaaaacatatatttatatatttaatccaatatttttagaaaccaaaatcatatttttgaaatattaaaacttaaagTATGTAGTGTGGAGACAAAATGCAATAATGTAGGAATAATGATAAATTGAACttacattatttatttgagttttatttttgtttaaagttCTCGTATAATCATAATTAGGGGTTTAATCATAATTAGATCGTGGgtcttataaaaaattattcttcctaaaaattaaatatgttatACAACCATAATATAGTAAGACAAACaatgttataaaactatataatatatagcaagacaaatatagagcaaaaataaaatagtggagtctttctcattcttattattttcattcttttggtatatatatatatatatatatatatatatatatatagtatttaaattagaaactgaATAAACTTTGGCAAATGAAACGCCAAGAGTAAAGAGGAGTTGAGAGAAACATAATggacatttatttttaatgtttcataacactCCCCTTGAATGTCCATTATATAGGAATTGCCTCGTTAAAAcctaaatagaaaaaaaaaacccaatggGAAAAAATCCTAGTGAAGGGAAAAGAGTACAACTTTCCTGATATACACTTTATTTACTGCCTCATTAAAATCTTGTTAGGAAAACCCAGTGGGACAAAACCATGacgaaggaaaaagagtacaacacATAATGACTTCCCTTGAAGAGAACATTATTGAAGATCCTTGAGGCGACGCATCCCAATCTTATGGATAAACTTTTCAAAAGTTGATGTGGGTAATGCCTTAGTGAATAGATCTGTAGGATTTTCTCttgattgtattttttgaatatgaatatcaccatttttcttaatatcatgtgtgaaaaataacttcggtgatatatgttttgtttagTCGCCTTTGATGTATCCTCCTTTCAATTGAGCTATACAAGCTGCATTGTCTTCATATAATATTGTAGGACTGTCCTTTTGGGACAACAAAccacaattttcttgaatatggtGTGTCATTGATCTTAACCAAACatattcacgacttgcttcatgaatTGCAAGTATTTCTGCATGATTTGAAGAAGTAGCAGCTATAGTTGTTTCATAGAATGCCATGATATGGTCGTTCCCCCATGTGTAAACACATAACCAGTTTGTGATCGGGCTTTGTGCGGGTCAGATAAATACCCCGCATTTGCATATCCAACTAATTGTCCTTTTGATTCATGTGTATAAAATAATCTCATATCAATTGTTCCTCGAAGATAACATAGTATATGTTTAATACCATTCCAATGTCTCCGTGTTGGTGCAAAACTAtatcttgataataaatttatagcaaAATCTATATTTGGCCGAGTATAATTAGCAAGATATATCAAGGCATCAATTGCACTAAGATATGGTACTTCAGTACCAAGTAATTCTTCATTATCTTCCTCAGGTCGAAAAGGGTCTTTATGAATATCAAGGGATCGAACAACCATAGGGCTTGTTAATGGATATGCTTTATCCATATTAAATCGTTGTAAAACCCTTTCTGTATATGTCGATTGGTGGATAAAAACACCACTCTCTAAGTGCTAGAACTGTAGTCCGAGACAAAATTTTGTTCTcccaagatctttcatttcaaattctttctttaaataattaccggtatttggaagctcttcaggagttccaattatatttaaatcatcaacatatacccCAATTATCACGTATCCCTTTTTGGATTTCTTGATGAACACACATGGGCAAATAGGGTCATTCTTATACcattcttttaacaaatattcactAAGGCGATGATACCACATGCGCCTAGattgtttcaaaccatacaaagatatttgtaatttaattgaATACATGTCCCGGGAATTCGAATTGTATGTTTCAGGCATCTTAAGTCCTTTTgggactttcatatatatattattatctagtTGGCTATATAAGTACATAGTAACAACATTCATTAATtgcatatataaattttcatgtACTGCAAGACTAATTAGATAACGAAACGTGATTGTATCTATTACAGGGGAGTACGTTTCTTTATAGTCAATGCCAGGTCTTTGCGAAAACCCTTGTGCAACAAGCCTTGCTTTATATCtaacaatttcatttttctcatttcattTTTGCACAAATACCCATTTGTAACCAACTGGTTTAACATCTGTAGGTGTTTTAGTTATGGATCCAAAAACTCCACGTTTTGTGAGACAGTTTAATTCTGCATGTATTGcattttttcattttgaccaatcatttctttttcgGCATTGCTCAATAGATTTAGGCTCATAATCCTTATCTTTCAAAAGATCAATTGCCACATTATATGC includes the following:
- the LOC120266965 gene encoding KH domain-containing protein At5g56140-like codes for the protein MSSGRYMAYSPSPSAPHSPHLAGIRSASSALTDQEKYLSELLGERHKLSPFTPVLPHAYRLLNQEILRVTTLLGNASLLDQSGLEQGSPLNTGGLFANGAADLNGWASTFQQERLGLLQQSAAHGWLGSQGSLAGLIVKKTIRVDIPVDKYPSYNFVGRLLGPRGNSLKRVEASTDCRVLIRGWGSIKDPTREEMMRGKPGYEHLNEPLHILVEAELPVEIVDARLAQARNILEDLLKPVDESQDFFKKQQLRELAMLNGTFREEGSHMSGSVSPYNSLGMKRAKTRG
- the LOC120267642 gene encoding nuclear transcription factor Y subunit C-6-like, whose product is MDQQGHGTPPVMGVAAPVQYGTPAAAGAPYQAYQHMFAQQQQQQQQQLQMFWADQYREIEQTTDFKNHSLPLARIKKIMKADEDVRMIAAEAPVVFARACEMFILELTHRSWAHAEENKRRTLQKNDIAAAITRTDVFDFLVDIVPREEGKEDVVPRALGAPAGDPLSYYYVQQ